A stretch of Aedes aegypti strain LVP_AGWG chromosome 2, AaegL5.0 Primary Assembly, whole genome shotgun sequence DNA encodes these proteins:
- the LOC5564084 gene encoding putative fatty acyl-CoA reductase CG5065 isoform X2, with amino-acid sequence MSLTPVQKWYAGKTIFVTGGSGFMGKVLLEKLLYACSEIRTIYVLIRPKRGKVPQARLDEWFKLPLFQRIKNQKPEVFKKLVPIQGDITFDGLGISKDDVDRLANEAEIVFHCAATLKLEANLKDAIEMNTVGTKRVLDLCKQMKKLQVLLHLSTAFCYCDKEVLNERVYDFHHSPYDLMRAIEWMDEKTLDLITPNLLKPHPNTYTYSKRLTECLVRDNYPQLPVCIVRPSIVCPADKEPVEGWVDNLNGPVGIMVAGGKGVMRSMLCNGEYNAEVIPVDLAINGLITIAFTIGQMKEMPPEIPVYNVTCRETKRTTWKEVLEMGKATAYEYPFEAGVWYPDGGITTNKFYHTFCVIFFHWLPAYFIDFLMLCFGQKRFMCRFQTMISQGLELLQFFTTRQWDFKSHQYQSIAKNLTPEDFALFDMDIDKIDTKEYLKRIILGGRQYCLKEPLSTLPKARMQLKALWVLDKVAKALMLWLLVWGLLKITGFSEIFGTVDVN; translated from the exons ATGTCGCTCACTCCAGTTCAAAAATGGTACGCTGGAAAGACAATATTTGTCACAGGTGGATCCGGATTCATGGGAAAG GTACTTCTGGAAAAGCTGTTGTATGCCTGTTCCGAAATACGCACGATTTACGTACTGATTCGTCCGAAGCGTGGAAAGGTCCCTCAAGCACGCCTTGACGAGTGGTTCAAGCTACCG TTATTTCAACGTATTAAAAACCAAAAACCCGAAGTGTTCAAAAAACTGGTTCCTATACAAGGTGATATCACATTCGATGGATTGGGCATTTCAAAAGACGACGTTGACAGGCTCGCCAACGAAGCTGAAATAGTTTTTCATTGCGCTGCGACGCTCAAGCTGGAAGCAAACCTGAAGGATGCCATAGAAATGAACACAGTTGGCACGAAGCGAGTACTGGATTTGTGCAAACAGATGAAGAAACTGCAAGTTTTGCTACATCTGTCAACGGCCTTTTGCTATTGCGATAAG GAAGTATTGAATGAACGTGTGTATGACTTCCACCATAGCCCGTATGATCTAATGCGAGCAATTGAATGGATGGATGAGAAGACACTCGATCTCATAACACCTAATTTACTGAAGCCGCATCCCAACACATATACGTACTCTAAACGACTGACTGAATGTCTTGTCAGGGACAACTATCCGCAACTGCCCGTTTGTATAGTGCGGCCAAGTATCG TATGTCCTGCTGACAAGGAACCCGTGGAAGGATGGGTGGATAATTTGAATGGTCCTGTTGGAATCATGGTTGCCGGAGGCAAGGGTGTTATGCGATCAATGTTGTGCAATGGCGAATACAATGCAGAGGTCATCCCAGTGGACTTGGCCATCAACGGTTTGATAACAATCGCGTTCACTATTGGACAAATGAAAGAAAT gcCACCAGAAATTCCGGTATACAATGTAACATGCCGAGAAACCAAACGAACGACTTGGAAGGAAGTGTTGGAAATGGGGAAAGCAACCGCTTATGAATATCCGTTTGAAGCTGGCGTATGGTATCCTGATGGTGGAATCACtacaaacaaattttaccaCACATTTTGTGTAATTTTCTTCCACTGGCTCCCAGCATATTTCATAGATTTCTTAATGCTCTGCTTCGGGCAAAAACGATT CATGTGCCGCTTCCAGACTATGATTTCACAAGGGCTCGAATTACTTCAATTTTTCACGACGCGCCAATGGGACTTCAAATCGCATCAATACCAATCCATAGCTAAAAACCTTACACCAGAGGACTTTGCATTATTTGATATGGATATCGACAAAATCGACACGAAGGAATATCTCAAACGCATCATTCTCGGTGGAAGGCAATATTGCTTGAAGGAACCCCTATCCACACTGCCGAAAGCACGAATGCAGCTGAAAGCTTTGTGGGTTTTAGATAAAGTAGCAAAAGCTTTGATGCTTTGGCTTCTGGTTTGGGGATTACTGAAAATAACAGGATTTAGTGAAATTTTCGGAACAGTGGATGTCAACTGA
- the LOC5564084 gene encoding putative fatty acyl-CoA reductase CG5065 isoform X1 — protein sequence MIITVLSHHQFKQQISKQVIMSLTPVQKWYAGKTIFVTGGSGFMGKVLLEKLLYACSEIRTIYVLIRPKRGKVPQARLDEWFKLPLFQRIKNQKPEVFKKLVPIQGDITFDGLGISKDDVDRLANEAEIVFHCAATLKLEANLKDAIEMNTVGTKRVLDLCKQMKKLQVLLHLSTAFCYCDKEVLNERVYDFHHSPYDLMRAIEWMDEKTLDLITPNLLKPHPNTYTYSKRLTECLVRDNYPQLPVCIVRPSIVCPADKEPVEGWVDNLNGPVGIMVAGGKGVMRSMLCNGEYNAEVIPVDLAINGLITIAFTIGQMKEMPPEIPVYNVTCRETKRTTWKEVLEMGKATAYEYPFEAGVWYPDGGITTNKFYHTFCVIFFHWLPAYFIDFLMLCFGQKRFMCRFQTMISQGLELLQFFTTRQWDFKSHQYQSIAKNLTPEDFALFDMDIDKIDTKEYLKRIILGGRQYCLKEPLSTLPKARMQLKALWVLDKVAKALMLWLLVWGLLKITGFSEIFGTVDVN from the exons GTCATAATGTCGCTCACTCCAGTTCAAAAATGGTACGCTGGAAAGACAATATTTGTCACAGGTGGATCCGGATTCATGGGAAAG GTACTTCTGGAAAAGCTGTTGTATGCCTGTTCCGAAATACGCACGATTTACGTACTGATTCGTCCGAAGCGTGGAAAGGTCCCTCAAGCACGCCTTGACGAGTGGTTCAAGCTACCG TTATTTCAACGTATTAAAAACCAAAAACCCGAAGTGTTCAAAAAACTGGTTCCTATACAAGGTGATATCACATTCGATGGATTGGGCATTTCAAAAGACGACGTTGACAGGCTCGCCAACGAAGCTGAAATAGTTTTTCATTGCGCTGCGACGCTCAAGCTGGAAGCAAACCTGAAGGATGCCATAGAAATGAACACAGTTGGCACGAAGCGAGTACTGGATTTGTGCAAACAGATGAAGAAACTGCAAGTTTTGCTACATCTGTCAACGGCCTTTTGCTATTGCGATAAG GAAGTATTGAATGAACGTGTGTATGACTTCCACCATAGCCCGTATGATCTAATGCGAGCAATTGAATGGATGGATGAGAAGACACTCGATCTCATAACACCTAATTTACTGAAGCCGCATCCCAACACATATACGTACTCTAAACGACTGACTGAATGTCTTGTCAGGGACAACTATCCGCAACTGCCCGTTTGTATAGTGCGGCCAAGTATCG TATGTCCTGCTGACAAGGAACCCGTGGAAGGATGGGTGGATAATTTGAATGGTCCTGTTGGAATCATGGTTGCCGGAGGCAAGGGTGTTATGCGATCAATGTTGTGCAATGGCGAATACAATGCAGAGGTCATCCCAGTGGACTTGGCCATCAACGGTTTGATAACAATCGCGTTCACTATTGGACAAATGAAAGAAAT gcCACCAGAAATTCCGGTATACAATGTAACATGCCGAGAAACCAAACGAACGACTTGGAAGGAAGTGTTGGAAATGGGGAAAGCAACCGCTTATGAATATCCGTTTGAAGCTGGCGTATGGTATCCTGATGGTGGAATCACtacaaacaaattttaccaCACATTTTGTGTAATTTTCTTCCACTGGCTCCCAGCATATTTCATAGATTTCTTAATGCTCTGCTTCGGGCAAAAACGATT CATGTGCCGCTTCCAGACTATGATTTCACAAGGGCTCGAATTACTTCAATTTTTCACGACGCGCCAATGGGACTTCAAATCGCATCAATACCAATCCATAGCTAAAAACCTTACACCAGAGGACTTTGCATTATTTGATATGGATATCGACAAAATCGACACGAAGGAATATCTCAAACGCATCATTCTCGGTGGAAGGCAATATTGCTTGAAGGAACCCCTATCCACACTGCCGAAAGCACGAATGCAGCTGAAAGCTTTGTGGGTTTTAGATAAAGTAGCAAAAGCTTTGATGCTTTGGCTTCTGGTTTGGGGATTACTGAAAATAACAGGATTTAGTGAAATTTTCGGAACAGTGGATGTCAACTGA